The sequence below is a genomic window from Phaeodactylum tricornutum CCAP 1055/1 chromosome 14, whole genome shotgun sequence.
CAAGCATGATACTCAGTATTTGTAGGCTCGCGATCCACACAACGTGAAAAGCTGACAGTCGCTTGATATATGGCATGTTCCAGTTGCGCAACGTTGATTCCGATCGATCTGGATGCAACCGACTGATCAAACAGAAGCCCATTATCTTCCAAATGCTGCAGAGTACTGCGAAACACATCAAATGGAGTACGAAACACATCGTGATCAAGAGGGCTTCCCAAAATCCTGGCCGCTGATTCGGGCAATACCTTGGCGATCTGCAGGAGCCCAAACGATAGGTGAGGGCGAGAAAAGAACTCGAGACCGTTGTGCTCAATGCGATCTCCGAGATAATTCACCAAGCGTTCCGCTATTGCGTCGACGCCTATCTCTGCTTCCTCTGGGTTGGCATTACTTAATATGCTCTCCTCGTCCGATACTTCTCCGGACATTGACTCATTCTCTTTATCCGATACGCCTTCGCCGCGTTGATTGGAGACTGTGGCAACCCCATTCAGAGACATGTTAATAAAATCCATTACGGCGTAATTGAGAGCAACCAGTGGAACTTCCACTGGCTCTTTCCAAGCAATGGCGTACCGTTTGTACCAGTTGGATGTGTTGCTCGTAATTGTTTCTTGAAGTAGCTTCCGCAGGAGTGCGCACGACTTTTTGtacgtcgtcttcgtcgtcgtcgacaaccgTGCCGTCGCTATTTGCGCAACCAACAAAGCCGACGCCAAGACAACGCATTTGTGGTCAACCTTACTCCAGTACGAGACAGTACTATTCCTATCAGCTGTCCCGAACTCTATTCCAGTTACATCCATAGGCAAAGTGGGTTTTGGAGGAATTGTTCCGGGCAAGAAGACATATGGTGTCTGGGGTGCAAAACTTCGTGTACGGTTGTTGGCGCGAATCGATCCCACACGTGGCAAGGAGGTGGTGGCATCCCAAGGTACGGCCGAAATCTTGTATTTTTTCTGAAGCTCCTGGCGGATCCGATCTGCTGCGCGGGGAAGGGCTTTTCCTAGATCAGTTTGGAAGCCAATCAAATCCAAAGGACCAGTAGAGTTACGATCCGGTGTAAGACCCAGCAACTCGGCCACCTCACGACGGTTCTTCCAAGTGTTTCGCACAAAAAGCTGCAGCATGTCACCGTGGATCCCTGTCCAGAGACGGACTAAACTGGACTGATCGTTTTCGTATAGCGTCTTTTGACACAATAGCCGCAACGTGCGAGTGCTCAACGCCAAAGCACCGTCGTCAAACAATCCCGCCATTCCTACTGTAAGCTGAGCGGCCATTTGTAGTGCGTAACATCGATGAAAGTGAAAGGGCAAATTGGTCGAGCATGTCGGTTGCCGGTAGGGAAAATTCCTCGGTACGGGTGGCAGTTTGTTCAACGCGTCGCTGAACCGATTCGAATGGAACGTGCCTATCGTCACCGTGTTCGACGAGCCCGAAACTATCTCCTGATCGTCGGTATCGTTATCTTGTTCTAATACTTGATCCGGAACACGGACAAAGCCATGCTTTTTCACGTACTCCCAATAATTGACGGGTATTTCGTGATCACGGGGTACCGCATAACCAAGACTGTAAAAGTCCAGGCGCTCACTCCACGGTCGCAAATCCTTTGTACCACCTTCGGATGCTGCCATTGCATGATTCCTTTGTTCCCGTAGCGAACTCTTCACTAAACGACGGTATATTGCGTCCTGTTCCTCGTCCGAAGTGTCGACATAGGGATCTACCGAACCGCGCTCTTTCTTAACCATGGCAGTGTTCTCGTCATCCTTTGGTTCCTCCTCGAGTACGGGGTCCGCTTGCCTTTTAGCAAATACAGATGTCGCCGAATCGATCTGGTTTGCTCTAGTATTTGTTGGATTGTTTATGTGTGGTTCTGGTCGAATACGCCACACTCGTTCAATGGTCCGAGACACGACGTTGCCAACATCCGGTTCGTCTCGATAATCGTACTTGCGTTTCTGCCATCGATTCCTTACCACCGCCCATTCCGCGGTAAGTTCGTATTTTCGTTGCTTCACGGCGTAATACTCGGGTGTTTTGGGTGGTTTTGGTTTGGGTGGCGGCCGGGATCGTCTGCGCCGTCGTTGGTTTTGCGGCTCCGATTGGATATCGACGGTGGCGACTGGCGGGAGTGTTGCAGCGGTACCCCGGACCGTTTCTAAACGAGCCGGGATGTAGTGCGTAGCGGATTGTACCAACTTTTGCAGGGGCGCACGGGAATCGATCGTTTGCTGTTGAGCGggtagtggtggtggcgatgACGGACGAGGACGACTGCTTTTGGGGAATCCGTGGTGGGTGGATCGGGATTGTTTCGGAATGTCGTGAACGTTGGCGGCTTGATACAAGGCATTCAAACGAGCCGCCGCATTCGATTCGTCAAGGTAAGGATTTTGGTACAGTTCATCAGTAGGGCCGGTATTCCGGTCGTCTGTTGGCGGTAGCGATGGGGGGACGG
It includes:
- a CDS encoding predicted protein; this translates as MDLRSLIYGSNPPPKPNTDVPLSDADAHEPHNHSAFSSSSARPPVGKVEEVDGNDVDEHDVPPGFASHSVSALDSTNLPSDVPSAGNGPLHDTHRTNAVPPSLPPTDDRNTGPTDELYQNPYLDESNAAARLNALYQAANVHDIPKQSRSTHHGFPKSSRPRPSSPPPLPAQQQTIDSRAPLQKLVQSATHYIPARLETVRGTAATLPPVATVDIQSEPQNQRRRRRSRPPPKPKPPKTPEYYAVKQRKYELTAEWAVVRNRWQKRKYDYRDEPDVGNVVSRTIERVWRIRPEPHINNPTNTRANQIDSATSVFAKRQADPVLEEEPKDDENTAMVKKERGSVDPYVDTSDEEQDAIYRRLVKSSLREQRNHAMAASEGGTKDLRPWSERLDFYSLGYAVPRDHEIPVNYWEYVKKHGFVRVPDQVLEQDNDTDDQEIVSGSSNTVTIGTFHSNRFSDALNKLPPVPRNFPYRQPTCSTNLPFHFHRCYALQMAAQLTVGMAGLFDDGALALSTRTLRLLCQKTLYENDQSSLVRLWTGIHGDMLQLFVRNTWKNRREVAELLGLTPDRNSTGPLDLIGFQTDLGKALPRAADRIRQELQKKYKISAVPWDATTSLPRVGSIRANNRTRSFAPQTPYVFLPGTIPPKPTLPMDVTGIEFGTADRNSTVSYWSKVDHKCVVLASALLVAQIATARLSTTTKTTYKKSCALLRKLLQETITSNTSNWYKRYAIAWKEPVEVPLVALNYAVMDFINMSLNGVATVSNQRGEGVSDKENESMSGEVSDEESILSNANPEEAEIGVDAIAERLVNYLGDRIEHNGLEFFSRPHLSFGLLQIAKVLPESAARILGSPLDHDVFRTPFDVFRSTLQHLEDNGLLFDQSVASRSIGINVAQLEHAIYQATVSFSRCVDREPTNTEYHAWYIGGLASALLLSSGNKIGSGARCYPSQLTSKEREQRALVLLTGHVAESSDTHGVRQMLSKFNQLRRETAKAFKLLCGLVQRQETSRSHLVMKSFLEWKQALALMIGAPAQSKDTFRVIRQMHQRHLMMWSRKEQSLEARNILYEMEVCKDARLEAAASALEQDPTDLKNWRWLIQEIGNLAHRVSQQKQGKCKFCLDCALVRKDLNIDHQHRERVVREGWMKHRHGIWEGLFNSLSSKRIRALTSDSVRICRILSQRPAARQVPVESPEETNQQNTTKRLTFSDPVDWLDEVITEVVDRKEQLSAQMRNRTYDNDLPGQEFISTGQFTTDCEKLVNVSDDMELLCYKIYLLCYMYGPSHAAVEPAIISLVNKCWNVKSPRLVLMSNKDECKCLDWLSSRGLNIAAIVEKRCLDQVYETRSGDPLVRGAVTRQMREAIKDSIAWKGYFSVAFTLTNYEAFKPHTRNRCMTVFTRMVQVGEVEDVRDGARSLKTAYKAGFVEHADGTRHSRDPLVESDRFHSYEAPESSAPRDWTWASVYGFWVPQGYGWDPVEQKLVEGRPLPIAKPKKMTKKTSIPNLKSGIKQGNKKCASKRSPTHRLSKPATKRRKREVESLDDGQGKTPIQPSLETTVVCDINPKPGTSLPANTLTDNVMTSADLKDL